Proteins encoded within one genomic window of Tabrizicola piscis:
- a CDS encoding ABC transporter permease, whose protein sequence is MTGTERLRTLGLLAPAYVWLTVAVFLPLSAMAFFSLLTDVSFGDRDWSFTLANYTQALTNPTYAILLWKSLRLAFWVTVWCVILGFPCAYILARMIKGRSREALFLLVILPFWSNALVRVFSWAIVLRGNGVLDRAVNAVSPWEVKLNLMFSETAMVIGLVHSYLPYVILTTYLSLQAIDDTVIEAARSLGARFPRILWRLILPLAMPGLIAGAVLVFVPVVGSFMEPRLLGGRVGTTYGTLIEDQFVAVFNWPLGAALSFILLAVVLLILAAASPALRRAAT, encoded by the coding sequence TTGACCGGCACAGAACGGTTGCGGACGCTGGGGTTGCTGGCGCCCGCCTATGTCTGGCTGACAGTGGCGGTCTTTCTGCCGCTGTCAGCCATGGCGTTCTTCAGCCTTCTGACGGATGTCTCGTTCGGGGATCGTGACTGGTCGTTCACATTGGCCAACTACACGCAGGCGCTGACCAACCCGACCTATGCGATCCTGCTGTGGAAATCCTTGCGTCTGGCGTTCTGGGTGACTGTCTGGTGCGTGATCCTTGGCTTTCCCTGCGCCTATATTTTGGCCCGGATGATCAAGGGCCGGTCGCGTGAGGCGCTATTTTTGCTGGTCATCCTGCCCTTCTGGTCCAACGCGCTGGTGCGGGTGTTTTCCTGGGCCATCGTGCTGCGCGGCAACGGGGTCTTGGACCGGGCGGTGAATGCGGTCAGCCCGTGGGAGGTGAAGCTGAACCTGATGTTCAGCGAGACGGCGATGGTGATCGGGTTGGTCCATTCCTATCTGCCTTACGTCATCCTGACCACCTACCTGTCCTTGCAAGCCATTGATGATACGGTGATCGAGGCCGCCCGCAGCCTTGGCGCCCGCTTTCCGCGCATCCTGTGGCGGCTGATCCTGCCTTTGGCGATGCCGGGTCTGATCGCCGGGGCAGTGCTCGTGTTCGTGCCGGTCGTGGGATCGTTCATGGAGCCTCGCCTGTTGGGCGGGCGGGTTGGCACGACCTATGGCACGCTGATCGAGGATCAGTTCGTGGCGGTGTTCAACTGGCCGCTGGGGGCGGCGCTTTCGTTCATCCTGCTGGCCGTGGTGCTCCTGATCCTCGCCGCCGCAAGCCCCGCGCTGCGGAGGGCGGCAACATGA
- a CDS encoding ABC transporter substrate-binding protein, with the protein MKTILTTTALALIAPMALADEIRVLNWQGYGTDLDWAITAFTEATGHTVVHEYFTSEQEMLTKLRTNPGAYDVVLINSAFTPQAQAEGLIGPIDAAKVPNLADVDPALVANEDLNAGGALHGVPWTWGLTSFAVNTGDFPEAPTSVSVFWDPALKGRVSIRDDALEAVQFAALATGQNINNITDLDAVKAKLTELMPQIATFWSAETDWNQNMAAGQFAVATYWSGSAARSMSEGLPVAFVVPEEGAIGWLDGLSVPATSTKQDAAHAFIDWMIDPDFYVKWEAEGAPATSNTAAAAALPEESFNRKVLGDPATVARVQFMRPVPDDVRATYLALWQELKAAQ; encoded by the coding sequence ATGAAGACGATCCTTACCACCACCGCCCTGGCGCTGATCGCGCCCATGGCGCTTGCCGATGAAATCCGGGTCCTGAACTGGCAGGGCTACGGGACCGACCTTGACTGGGCCATCACCGCCTTTACCGAGGCCACGGGCCATACGGTCGTGCATGAATACTTCACCTCCGAGCAGGAGATGCTGACCAAACTGCGCACCAATCCGGGCGCTTATGATGTGGTCCTGATCAACTCGGCCTTCACCCCGCAGGCACAGGCCGAGGGGCTGATCGGCCCGATTGACGCCGCCAAGGTCCCGAATCTGGCGGATGTGGACCCGGCGCTGGTGGCCAACGAAGACCTGAACGCAGGCGGCGCGCTGCATGGCGTGCCGTGGACCTGGGGGCTGACCTCCTTTGCCGTGAACACCGGCGATTTCCCCGAGGCGCCGACGTCGGTTTCCGTGTTCTGGGACCCGGCGCTGAAGGGCCGGGTGTCGATCCGCGATGACGCGCTGGAGGCGGTGCAATTCGCAGCGCTCGCCACCGGGCAGAACATCAACAACATCACCGATCTTGACGCGGTGAAGGCCAAGCTGACCGAACTTATGCCGCAGATCGCCACGTTCTGGAGCGCGGAGACCGACTGGAACCAGAACATGGCCGCCGGGCAATTCGCGGTGGCGACCTACTGGTCAGGCTCGGCCGCGCGGTCGATGTCGGAAGGTCTGCCGGTGGCCTTTGTCGTGCCGGAGGAAGGCGCGATTGGCTGGCTTGACGGGCTGTCGGTTCCCGCAACCTCGACCAAGCAGGACGCGGCGCATGCCTTCATCGACTGGATGATCGACCCGGATTTCTATGTGAAATGGGAGGCCGAGGGCGCGCCGGCCACGTCAAACACCGCCGCCGCGGCAGCCCTGCCGGAGGAGAGCTTCAACCGCAAGGTGCTGGGTGATCCGGCGACGGTGGCCCGTGTCCAGTTCATGCGCCCGGTGCCGGATGACGTGCGCGCGACCTATCTGGCGCTGTGGCAAGAGCTGAAGGCGGCCCAGTAA
- a CDS encoding PfkB family carbohydrate kinase, protein MTRMVQLSGVIMDHVYRVHSVPAPGGEAVVRSAYLAPGGGFNAMVAARRMGMDVAYGGSLGSGAFADRIATALTGEGITLLRPRLPGLDQGCCTVLIDDKGERSFIASEGADGVVTDADLAALPLGEDDWLMLSGYALLYPGSRDALTRWLFLQPGRLVFDPCPQVAQIGPDALQAALHAAHWISANRTEAQVLTGHHDPATAAEALAGRPGGAVLRDGANGAWLALPGRTARHIPPHPVRPVDTNGAGDTHVGAFVAALASGHAPATACRLANIAAALSTTKEGPATAPPLADVLAIAASHPIPMQQEA, encoded by the coding sequence ATGACCCGCATGGTCCAGCTTTCCGGTGTCATCATGGACCATGTCTACCGGGTGCACTCCGTGCCCGCCCCGGGGGGCGAGGCGGTGGTGCGGTCGGCCTACCTTGCCCCGGGCGGTGGCTTCAATGCCATGGTCGCGGCCCGGCGGATGGGGATGGACGTGGCATATGGCGGCTCACTTGGCAGCGGGGCCTTTGCGGACCGCATCGCCACGGCACTGACCGGAGAGGGGATCACCCTTCTGCGCCCGCGCCTGCCCGGGCTGGATCAAGGCTGTTGCACCGTGCTGATCGACGACAAGGGCGAGCGCAGCTTTATCGCCAGCGAAGGTGCGGATGGGGTGGTTACCGACGCTGACCTTGCCGCCCTGCCGCTGGGCGAGGATGATTGGCTGATGCTTTCCGGCTATGCGCTGCTTTACCCGGGCAGCCGGGACGCGCTGACCCGCTGGCTGTTTCTGCAGCCGGGCAGGCTGGTCTTCGACCCGTGTCCGCAGGTGGCCCAGATCGGCCCCGACGCGCTGCAGGCCGCATTGCATGCCGCCCATTGGATCAGCGCCAACCGAACCGAGGCGCAGGTGCTGACCGGTCATCACGACCCCGCCACTGCGGCCGAGGCGCTGGCTGGCCGTCCCGGTGGTGCCGTCCTGCGCGACGGGGCCAACGGTGCTTGGCTGGCCCTGCCGGGGCGCACGGCACGCCACATTCCGCCGCATCCGGTGCGGCCGGTCGACACCAATGGCGCGGGGGACACCCATGTGGGGGCCTTTGTCGCGGCCCTTGCGTCGGGCCACGCGCCCGCAACAGCCTGCAGGCTGGCCAATATCGCGGCCGCCCTGTCGACGACGAAAGAAGGGCCGGCCACGGCCCCACCGCTTGCCGATGTGCTGGCGATTGCTGCCAGCCATCCCATCCCCATGCAACAGGAGGCCTGA
- a CDS encoding ADP-ribosylglycohydrolase family protein translates to MTAPVPQDRGHDRALAALQGLAIGDALGMPSQTLDRAAIRAGYGRITSFVDPVPGHPVSYGLVAGQVTDDTEQTLLLAQRLIADRGGFDVAGWAADLIGWEDSVAARGLRDLLGPSTKAALMALRAGASEAEAGRGGTTNGAAMRITPVGIATPPDPARMLVRVAQVSRLTHGTGEALAGAVAVAMVISQGLEGASFDEALPLALAAAELPNTGTDPAAHRAMADRIRAALELAGQGDEGQGEVDLADRIGTSVQSLQSVACAFGVVRLARGNPWAAAQIAANIGDDTDTIGAIACAMAAACAGTASLPAEQVEKVERINQLDLAPLVSGLIALRRAAR, encoded by the coding sequence TTGACCGCCCCTGTGCCGCAGGACCGTGGCCATGACCGCGCCCTTGCGGCCTTGCAGGGGCTGGCGATCGGCGATGCGTTGGGGATGCCCAGCCAGACGCTGGACCGCGCGGCGATTCGGGCGGGGTATGGGCGGATCACCAGCTTTGTCGATCCGGTGCCGGGGCATCCCGTGTCGTATGGGCTGGTGGCGGGGCAGGTGACGGACGACACGGAACAGACCCTGCTTCTGGCGCAGCGGCTGATTGCGGACCGGGGCGGCTTTGATGTGGCGGGCTGGGCGGCTGACCTGATCGGTTGGGAGGACAGCGTGGCCGCGCGCGGGTTGCGCGACTTGCTTGGCCCGTCGACCAAGGCGGCCCTCATGGCCCTGCGCGCCGGCGCGTCCGAGGCGGAAGCCGGGCGCGGCGGCACGACCAATGGTGCTGCGATGCGGATCACGCCGGTGGGCATCGCCACCCCGCCAGACCCCGCGCGGATGCTGGTCCGGGTGGCGCAAGTCTCGCGCCTGACGCATGGCACGGGCGAGGCGCTGGCCGGGGCCGTGGCGGTGGCGATGGTCATCAGTCAGGGTCTGGAGGGCGCAAGTTTCGACGAGGCGCTGCCCTTGGCCCTTGCTGCGGCGGAACTGCCGAACACCGGCACGGACCCTGCCGCGCACCGCGCCATGGCCGACCGCATTCGCGCAGCGCTGGAACTGGCGGGGCAGGGCGACGAAGGGCAGGGCGAAGTCGACCTTGCCGACCGGATCGGCACTTCGGTGCAAAGCCTGCAATCGGTCGCTTGTGCCTTTGGCGTCGTGCGGCTGGCCCGAGGTAACCCTTGGGCGGCGGCGCAGATCGCGGCCAATATCGGCGATGACACGGACACCATCGGCGCCATCGCCTGCGCCATGGCCGCCGCCTGCGCCGGAACAGCGTCGCTGCCTGCCGAGCAGGTGGAGAAAGTCGAACGGATCAACCAGCTTGACCTTGCGCCGCTGGTCAGTGGTCTGATCGCCTTGCGGAGGGCCGCCAGATGA
- a CDS encoding GntR family transcriptional regulator, protein MQTRDARQRGDVRQVGLAKAERVAFALERDIRNGRAPHGAALASETELTRRFSVSRNTVRRGLKLLAEQGLITTRTGIGSFVTYNGSAMDAAQGWSLALAREGDAVETQVLDIRRGPCGRADRFLDRAAGEAGDYLCVDRLRFCRSEGRGISLERSRLPWRAGFDRLLRDGLVEGSISATLAAFGLVPASGCEAAGVLPALGPEEAAMMGRQPGTPMLRLERVVRDGQGQCLEYVESLLDPVRFGLRMEF, encoded by the coding sequence ATGCAGACGCGGGATGCGCGGCAGAGGGGCGATGTGCGGCAGGTCGGGCTGGCGAAGGCCGAACGGGTCGCCTTTGCGCTGGAGCGCGACATCCGCAACGGTCGGGCGCCGCATGGGGCCGCCCTTGCCAGCGAGACGGAATTGACGCGGCGGTTTTCCGTCAGCCGCAACACGGTGCGGCGCGGGCTGAAGCTTCTGGCAGAGCAGGGGCTGATCACCACGCGCACCGGGATCGGGTCTTTCGTGACGTATAACGGCAGTGCGATGGACGCGGCTCAGGGCTGGTCACTGGCGCTGGCGCGCGAAGGCGATGCGGTCGAGACGCAGGTGCTTGACATCCGCCGTGGTCCCTGTGGCCGGGCGGACCGGTTTCTGGATCGGGCTGCCGGGGAGGCTGGCGACTATCTGTGCGTCGACCGGCTGCGGTTTTGTCGGTCGGAGGGGCGCGGCATCTCGCTGGAGCGCAGCCGGTTGCCGTGGCGGGCGGGGTTTGACCGGCTGCTCCGCGACGGGCTTGTCGAGGGGTCGATCAGCGCGACGCTGGCGGCCTTCGGTCTGGTCCCCGCCAGTGGGTGCGAGGCGGCGGGGGTCTTGCCCGCGCTTGGGCCGGAGGAGGCGGCGATGATGGGGCGGCAGCCCGGCACGCCGATGCTGCGGCTGGAGCGGGTGGTGCGCGACGGGCAGGGGCAGTGCCTTGAATATGTGGAAAGCCTGCTGGACCCGGTCCGCTTTGGCCTGAGGATGGAGTTTTGA
- a CDS encoding aminotransferase class V-fold PLP-dependent enzyme, which yields MSDAYFLYHSIGMYPGKVNDLAHALTDFAATWGRPDDAQWGAVLPLRQRFIDRWSAILNAAPGTVTTCESVTQGLHMLVEALPDHTLRGRSILVAADCFPSNHFLLSGMAEARGFTLKTVPLRQGASWVEDEDMLAAWTPDVALALLTWVSSTSSHRIDLGAMVAHGRQMGSLVGVDITQAAGLLPFDVTEPMVDFTLSTSLKWMCGTPGAGILYATPDLTAACQPQLRGWFSQPDPFNWDITRFAYAPDIRRFDSGTPSCMAALASLPALDWHAGQDHAALLAHNRALTDRLFQIADACNLPPVTPRAEGQRGGSVMLRLPEGRPAAAIVAALRTQGITADARGQTLRLSPGVLTTLAGCDHLAAVLPALLRDGA from the coding sequence ATGTCCGACGCCTATTTCCTTTACCACTCCATTGGCATGTACCCCGGCAAGGTTAATGATCTTGCCCATGCGCTCACCGATTTCGCCGCCACCTGGGGCCGCCCGGATGATGCGCAATGGGGCGCTGTCCTGCCCCTGCGCCAACGCTTCATCGACCGCTGGAGCGCCATATTGAACGCCGCCCCCGGTACGGTCACCACCTGCGAAAGCGTGACCCAAGGCCTGCACATGCTGGTCGAGGCGCTGCCAGATCACACCTTGCGCGGCCGCAGCATCCTGGTCGCCGCCGATTGCTTTCCGTCCAACCACTTCCTTCTGTCCGGCATGGCCGAGGCCCGGGGCTTCACCCTCAAGACCGTCCCCCTGCGCCAGGGCGCATCGTGGGTCGAGGATGAGGATATGCTTGCCGCCTGGACGCCCGACGTGGCGCTGGCGCTGCTGACATGGGTGTCCTCCACCTCGTCCCACCGAATCGACCTTGGCGCCATGGTGGCACATGGGCGGCAGATGGGGTCGCTGGTGGGGGTCGACATCACGCAGGCGGCCGGGCTTTTGCCATTCGACGTGACCGAACCGATGGTCGATTTCACCCTGTCCACCTCGCTGAAATGGATGTGCGGCACGCCGGGCGCGGGCATCCTTTACGCCACGCCTGACCTGACCGCCGCCTGTCAGCCCCAGTTGCGCGGCTGGTTCAGCCAGCCTGACCCGTTCAACTGGGACATCACCCGCTTTGCCTATGCCCCCGACATCCGCCGCTTCGATTCGGGCACACCCTCCTGCATGGCGGCGCTTGCCTCACTCCCCGCGCTGGATTGGCATGCTGGGCAGGACCATGCCGCCCTGCTTGCGCATAACCGCGCCCTGACCGACCGGCTGTTCCAGATCGCTGACGCCTGCAACCTTCCCCCCGTCACCCCCCGGGCCGAGGGGCAGCGCGGCGGGTCCGTGATGCTGCGCCTGCCGGAAGGGCGGCCCGCCGCCGCCATCGTGGCCGCCTTGCGCACCCAAGGGATCACCGCCGACGCGCGCGGCCAGACGCTGCGCCTGTCGCCGGGCGTGCTGACCACCCTTGCGGGCTGTGACCATCTGGCAGCCGTGCTCCCAGCGCTTTTGCGCGACGGGGCCTAG
- a CDS encoding lytic murein transglycosylase, with protein sequence MDFLTRRGVLLTGAAALLSACMPGGGGRTGGGGAGYRAPDPAPRPVPNAGWDAWVAGFKGRAAGRGISQSTMDAAFRGAGFLPDVIERDRNQTEFKRSLEDYLNIAASDERVSLGRQKFAQYGNTLRAIEGRYGVEAHVVAAVWGLESFFGTRRGNVPVISALSTLAYDGRRGEFFESQLTAALRILQAGDITASGMVGSWAGAMGHTQFIPTSYLAYAVDFTGDGRRDIWNEDPTDALASTAAYLQRSGWTRGLPWGMEVTLPAGFNTGLLGRGKGKSAAEWQGLGVRAAGDGTLAGGSIIGGGTAGGGPYFLLTQNFATILRYNNAQNYAIGVGHLSDRILGRGPVQASFGPDAAGMTKADRQELQRLLTARGFDTEGSDGVIGAKTKAAISAFQSSQGLPVTGEPSLALMQQLR encoded by the coding sequence ATGGATTTTCTGACACGGCGTGGGGTCTTGCTGACCGGGGCGGCAGCTTTGCTGTCGGCCTGCATGCCGGGCGGCGGCGGCAGGACGGGTGGGGGCGGCGCGGGCTATCGCGCGCCGGACCCTGCACCGCGACCTGTACCCAATGCCGGTTGGGACGCTTGGGTGGCGGGCTTCAAGGGCCGCGCGGCGGGGCGTGGCATAAGCCAGAGCACGATGGATGCGGCGTTCCGTGGGGCTGGCTTCCTGCCGGACGTGATCGAGCGCGACCGCAACCAGACCGAGTTCAAGCGCAGTCTTGAGGATTACCTGAACATCGCCGCCTCGGATGAAAGGGTCAGTCTTGGCCGCCAGAAGTTCGCGCAATACGGCAACACCCTGCGGGCCATCGAGGGCCGCTATGGGGTTGAGGCGCATGTGGTCGCAGCGGTCTGGGGGCTGGAAAGTTTCTTCGGCACGCGGCGGGGCAATGTGCCGGTGATCAGCGCCTTGTCCACGCTGGCCTATGACGGACGGCGGGGGGAGTTCTTTGAATCCCAGCTGACAGCGGCGCTGCGCATCCTGCAGGCGGGTGACATCACGGCGTCGGGCATGGTGGGCAGCTGGGCCGGGGCGATGGGGCATACCCAGTTCATCCCGACCAGCTATCTGGCCTATGCGGTGGATTTCACCGGTGACGGGCGCCGCGACATCTGGAACGAGGACCCGACGGATGCGCTGGCCTCAACCGCCGCCTACCTGCAGCGGTCCGGCTGGACGAGGGGCCTGCCCTGGGGGATGGAAGTGACGCTGCCCGCCGGTTTCAACACGGGCCTTCTGGGGCGCGGCAAGGGCAAGTCGGCGGCGGAATGGCAGGGTCTGGGGGTGCGCGCTGCCGGGGATGGCACGCTGGCGGGCGGGTCGATCATCGGCGGGGGCACCGCAGGCGGCGGGCCGTATTTCCTGCTGACGCAGAACTTTGCCACGATCCTGCGGTACAACAACGCGCAGAATTACGCGATCGGTGTCGGGCATCTGTCGGACCGGATTCTGGGCCGGGGGCCAGTGCAGGCCAGCTTTGGGCCGGATGCTGCCGGGATGACCAAGGCCGACCGGCAAGAACTGCAACGGCTTTTGACCGCGCGGGGGTTCGATACCGAAGGCTCGGACGGTGTGATCGGCGCAAAGACCAAGGCCGCGATCAGCGCCTTTCAGTCCAGCCAGGGGCTGCCGGTTACGGGCGAGCCGTCGCTGGCGCTGATGCAGCAGTTGCGCTGA
- a CDS encoding RNA methyltransferase, protein MIPPVFILVRPQMGENIGAAARAMLNFGLERMRVTGPRDGWPNPKAVAMASGAGRVLDQAGLFADVPGAIADCDFVFATTARGRELVKEIVTPERAMAMARALGAEGKKVGVLFGPERAGLENDDIIHANAIVTVPVNPEFPSLNLAQCVLLLGYEWQRQGAEVPATVMELARTEFASREDVGRLADHFEERLDAAGFFFPETKAEGMKSNLRNMWGRLGLTRAEVQTFHGMLRQIAWTLKNKGE, encoded by the coding sequence ATGATCCCGCCCGTCTTCATCCTTGTCCGCCCGCAGATGGGCGAAAACATCGGCGCGGCGGCGCGGGCGATGCTCAACTTCGGGCTGGAGCGGATGCGCGTGACCGGCCCGCGCGACGGTTGGCCAAACCCCAAGGCCGTGGCCATGGCCTCGGGCGCGGGGAGGGTGCTGGATCAGGCGGGCCTGTTTGCCGATGTGCCGGGGGCGATTGCCGATTGCGACTTTGTCTTTGCCACCACCGCGCGGGGGCGGGAGCTGGTCAAAGAGATCGTCACCCCCGAACGCGCCATGGCGATGGCCCGCGCGCTGGGGGCCGAGGGCAAGAAGGTGGGCGTGTTGTTCGGCCCCGAACGGGCCGGGCTGGAGAATGACGACATCATCCATGCCAACGCCATCGTGACCGTGCCGGTGAACCCGGAGTTCCCGTCGCTGAACCTGGCGCAATGTGTGCTGCTTCTGGGGTATGAATGGCAGCGGCAGGGGGCGGAGGTGCCGGCGACGGTCATGGAACTGGCCCGGACCGAGTTTGCCAGCCGCGAGGATGTCGGCCGTCTGGCGGACCATTTCGAGGAACGGCTGGACGCGGCGGGGTTCTTCTTTCCCGAGACCAAGGCCGAGGGGATGAAGTCCAACCTGCGCAACATGTGGGGGCGGCTGGGGCTGACGCGGGCCGAGGTGCAGACCTTTCACGGGATGCTGCGCCAGATTGCCTGGACCTTGAAGAACAAGGGCGAGTGA
- a CDS encoding thiamine phosphate synthase — protein sequence MANEDRPQITLITPPAFDPEVFGDRIARVLDGAEIACLRLSLGTKDEDTLLRAADAAREVAHARDVAIVIDNHLLLVERLGLDGVHLTDGARTVRKARKDLGADAIVGAFCGTSRHEGMSAGEAGADYVALGPLGETTLGDGSRVEFDVFEWWSEVIEVPVIAEGALTAELVAKFGPVTDFFAVGEEIWGADDPLAALKALMAPLG from the coding sequence ATGGCCAATGAAGACCGCCCGCAGATCACCCTGATCACGCCCCCTGCCTTTGACCCCGAGGTGTTCGGGGACCGCATCGCGCGGGTGCTGGACGGGGCCGAGATCGCCTGCCTACGGCTGTCGCTGGGCACGAAGGACGAAGATACCCTGCTCCGCGCCGCTGATGCTGCGCGTGAGGTGGCCCATGCCCGCGATGTGGCCATCGTGATCGACAACCACCTTCTCTTGGTCGAACGCCTTGGGCTGGACGGCGTTCACCTGACGGACGGAGCCCGCACGGTCCGCAAGGCCCGCAAGGACCTTGGCGCCGATGCCATCGTGGGCGCCTTCTGCGGCACCAGCCGGCATGAAGGCATGTCGGCGGGTGAAGCCGGGGCGGACTATGTGGCACTGGGGCCTTTGGGCGAGACGACGCTGGGCGACGGCAGCCGCGTGGAGTTTGACGTCTTCGAATGGTGGTCAGAAGTGATCGAGGTCCCGGTGATCGCCGAAGGCGCGCTGACGGCAGAGCTTGTCGCAAAGTTCGGGCCGGTCACGGATTTCTTTGCGGTGGGCGAGGAAATCTGGGGGGCCGATGACCCTCTGGCCGCGCTCAAAGCGCTGATGGCTCCGTTGGGCTGA